A genome region from Burkholderiales bacterium includes the following:
- a CDS encoding nitrate ABC transporter ATP-binding protein, whose product MATVLKTTSKAGLGKVQAGEIEVNQVSKSYGVERFAKEVVKDCSFTVQRHKLTVMIGPSGCGKSTLIRLMAGFEQPSSGTITLDEKPVSGPSHDRLVVFQETALFPWMTTYENIMYGPKARGEDTQKNREFAEFLLDKVGLTQFRDKYPNQLSGGMQRRAELARAMINNPSVMLLDEPFRGLDAMTKELMWEYYAALFEETRRTNFFVTTDIDEAIFLADRLLIMTNIPTRVRAVLEVDVPRPRKLKDIVENDRANDIKMQALSLLHEEAMKSFAGGSKAAADFVEAYSRRIAKR is encoded by the coding sequence ATGGCAACGGTACTCAAAACGACCTCCAAAGCCGGCCTCGGCAAGGTGCAGGCCGGGGAAATCGAGGTCAATCAGGTCAGCAAGTCCTACGGCGTGGAACGGTTCGCCAAGGAGGTGGTCAAGGATTGCTCGTTCACGGTGCAGCGCCACAAGCTCACCGTGATGATCGGCCCCTCCGGTTGCGGCAAGAGCACCTTGATCCGCCTGATGGCGGGCTTCGAACAGCCCTCGAGCGGCACCATCACTCTGGATGAAAAGCCCGTGAGCGGTCCAAGTCACGACAGACTGGTCGTCTTCCAGGAAACAGCCCTGTTCCCCTGGATGACCACTTACGAGAACATCATGTACGGGCCGAAGGCGCGGGGCGAGGACACGCAGAAAAACCGGGAATTCGCCGAGTTCCTGCTGGATAAGGTGGGGCTCACCCAATTCCGCGACAAGTACCCGAACCAGCTCTCGGGGGGCATGCAGCGGCGGGCGGAACTGGCTCGCGCCATGATCAACAACCCCTCCGTGATGCTCCTGGACGAGCCGTTCCGCGGGCTCGACGCCATGACCAAGGAGTTGATGTGGGAGTACTACGCGGCGCTTTTCGAGGAGACCCGTCGTACCAACTTTTTTGTCACCACCGACATCGACGAGGCGATCTTTCTCGCCGACCGGCTGCTTATCATGACCAACATCCCCACTCGGGTGCGAGCGGTGCTGGAAGTGGACGTCCCCCGTCCCAGGAAGCTCAAGGATATCGTCGAGAACGACCGGGCCAACGACATTAAAATGCAGGCCTTGTCCCTGCTCCACGAGGAGGCGATGAAATCCTTCGCCGGGGGCAGCAAGGCAGCGGCGGATTTCGTGGAAGCCTACTCCCGCAGGATAGCGAAACGCTGA
- a CDS encoding sulfite dehydrogenase: MPKRSGVVSDPRAPGAVSERDIVPRSPSRRDFIRGSLAFAGGALATGGAMVAGTGIARAAALPVPPSNQSMGRPIPQQMYGMPSKYEAHVFRERSSVFKNRQNFSDWSMTPLQHQTGIITPNGLNFERHHAGTPDIDPATHRLVIHGMVKQPLVFTMEDITRYPSVSKFYFLECSGNTLTDWTKAASPTVQQSHGLLSCTQWTGIPVSWLLDEAGLLPGAKWVAFEGADGSGHTRSIPIEKVLDDCLLVYGQGGEMLRPEQGYPLRLFIPGWEGNVSVKWLRRIKVGDQPWHFRSETARYTDPMPGGKWRQFSFVMECKSVITNPSGGMKLKGPGLYEILGFAWSGRGKITAVDVTVDGGRNWQEAQLEEPVFDKCLTRFRFRWKWDGSPAVIASRAVDSTGYVQPTVEQIGKVRALTGFVQHHNGIFPWAINSAGEVKNAVA; this comes from the coding sequence ATGCCGAAACGCTCTGGCGTCGTTTCCGACCCTCGCGCTCCGGGCGCGGTCTCTGAACGAGATATCGTCCCCCGGTCCCCCAGCCGGCGGGACTTCATTCGGGGAAGCCTGGCCTTCGCCGGGGGCGCTCTGGCGACCGGCGGCGCGATGGTCGCCGGCACGGGCATCGCCCGGGCCGCCGCCCTTCCTGTCCCCCCGAGCAACCAGTCCATGGGGCGGCCCATCCCCCAGCAGATGTACGGGATGCCCTCGAAATACGAGGCCCACGTCTTCCGCGAGCGCAGCTCCGTGTTCAAGAACCGGCAGAACTTCTCCGACTGGAGCATGACGCCGCTGCAGCATCAGACCGGGATCATCACCCCCAACGGCCTCAACTTCGAGCGCCACCACGCGGGAACGCCCGACATCGATCCGGCCACCCACCGCCTGGTGATCCACGGCATGGTGAAGCAGCCCCTGGTCTTCACCATGGAGGACATCACCCGCTACCCCTCGGTGTCCAAGTTCTATTTCCTGGAGTGCTCGGGCAACACGCTCACCGACTGGACCAAGGCCGCCTCCCCCACGGTCCAGCAGAGCCACGGGCTGCTCTCCTGTACCCAGTGGACCGGCATCCCCGTGTCCTGGCTCCTGGACGAAGCGGGGCTCCTGCCCGGGGCCAAGTGGGTGGCGTTCGAGGGCGCCGACGGCTCGGGCCACACCCGCAGCATTCCCATCGAAAAAGTGCTGGACGACTGCCTCCTGGTGTACGGCCAGGGAGGCGAGATGCTGCGCCCCGAGCAGGGCTATCCCCTGCGCCTCTTCATCCCCGGCTGGGAGGGCAACGTGTCGGTCAAATGGCTGCGCCGCATCAAGGTAGGCGATCAGCCGTGGCATTTCCGCAGCGAAACTGCCCGCTACACCGACCCGATGCCGGGCGGCAAGTGGCGCCAGTTCAGCTTCGTGATGGAGTGCAAATCCGTCATCACCAATCCTTCGGGCGGGATGAAGCTAAAAGGGCCCGGCCTGTACGAGATCCTGGGCTTCGCCTGGTCCGGGCGCGGAAAGATCACGGCGGTAGACGTCACCGTCGATGGCGGCCGGAACTGGCAGGAAGCCCAACTGGAAGAGCCCGTCTTCGACAAGTGCCTCACGCGCTTCCGCTTCCGCTGGAAGTGGGACGGCTCGCCCGCCGTTATCGCCAGCCGGGCGGTGGACTCCACCGGCTACGTGCAGCCGACGGTGGAGCAGATCGGCAAAGTCCGGGCGTTGACCGGCTTCGTGCAGCACCACAACGGGATCTTTCCGTGGGCCATTAACAGCGCAGGGGAGGTGAAAAATGCGGTCGCGTAA
- the soxD gene encoding cytochrome c encodes MRSRNLVLAMAAALAAASCATVEHMKASMSGAKPAVAYGKPISLAEIASWDIDIRTPDGKGLPPGSGTVAQGKQVYEAKCAACHGADAKGGPQYGTMVGGINSFTTNQRVLTPGSMYPYAPILFDYIRRAMPMDRPQSLTSDEVYAVSAYILYLNGLIPENFVMNAQTMPTIQMPNRNGFILDDRPDVKNERCMRDCKPIRG; translated from the coding sequence ATGCGGTCGCGTAACCTGGTTCTGGCGATGGCGGCCGCGTTGGCGGCGGCAAGCTGCGCCACCGTGGAACATATGAAGGCATCCATGAGCGGGGCCAAGCCGGCGGTGGCGTATGGTAAGCCCATCAGCCTGGCGGAGATCGCGTCATGGGACATCGACATCCGCACCCCGGACGGCAAGGGGCTGCCCCCTGGCAGCGGCACGGTGGCCCAGGGCAAGCAGGTCTACGAGGCGAAGTGCGCGGCGTGTCATGGCGCGGATGCCAAGGGCGGGCCTCAGTACGGCACGATGGTAGGGGGCATCAACTCCTTCACCACCAACCAGCGGGTGCTCACGCCCGGGAGCATGTACCCCTACGCGCCGATCCTTTTCGACTACATTCGCCGGGCAATGCCCATGGATCGGCCGCAGTCGCTCACCAGTGACGAGGTCTACGCGGTTTCGGCCTACATTCTTTACTTAAACGGCCTGATCCCGGAAAACTTCGTCATGAACGCCCAAACCATGCCCACGATCCAGATGCCCAACCGTAACGGCTTTATTCTGGATGATCGGCCGGACGTGAAGAACGAGCGCTGCATGCGGGACTGCAAGCCGATCCGCGGCTAG
- a CDS encoding hypothetical protein (possible pseudo, frameshifted), translating to MTEETTTGVHRLYQMQKEGRLLFPAINVNDSVTKSKFDNVYGCRESLVDGIKRATDVMIAGKVAVVCGFGEVGKGSAQALRGLQAQVWVTEIDPICALQAAMEGYRVVTMDYAADKADIFVTATGNVNVITHEHMRA from the coding sequence GTGACCGAAGAGACCACCACCGGCGTGCACCGGCTGTACCAGATGCAGAAGGAGGGGCGGCTGCTGTTTCCGGCCATCAACGTCAACGACTCGGTGACCAAGAGCAAGTTCGACAACGTCTACGGCTGCCGCGAGTCGCTGGTGGACGGCATCAAGCGCGCCACCGACGTCATGATCGCCGGCAAGGTGGCGGTGGTGTGCGGCTTCGGCGAGGTGGGCAAGGGCAGCGCCCAGGCGCTGCGGGGCCTGCAGGCGCAGGTGTGGGTGACCGAGATCGATCCCATCTGCGCCCTGCAGGCGGCGATGGAAGGCTACCGCGTGGTGACCATGGACTACGCGGCGGACAAGGCCGACATCTTCGTCACCGCCACCGGCAACGTGAACGTGATCACCCACGAGCACATGCGCGCATGA
- a CDS encoding adenylylsulfate reductase subunit alpha gives MARRTRFVDSDILIVGGGFGGCGAAYEARYWGRDLKIVLVEKANIERSGAVAHGLSAINCYMGMRWNENRPEDFVRYARGDLMGLVREDLVYDIARHVDSTVHKFEEWGLPIMKNPQTGRYLREGKWQIMIHGESYKPIIAEAARKAASEVYNRIMVTHLLTDRSDPNRIAGAVGFSVRSGDFYVFRAKAVIVAAGGASHIYRPRAIGEGTGRTWYAPWSSASAYGLLIPTGAKMIQMENRIVLARFKDGYGPVGAWFLLLKSQATNAYGESYEAKYLDQLNEMVGEKYTKSHPFPTCLRNHAMIEEMKAGRGPIYMQTQHVLDTKEKEEIGWEDFLDMTIGQAVVWASQNIDPKERPSELITSEPYVMGSHATCSGAWASGPEDVAPADYQWGYNRMTTVQGLFGAGDTIGGSAHKFSSGSFTEGRLAGKAAVRYVLDRKGDEPRLDETRVKKLEQTVFKPLENYRVGRNEIVAGTVAPGYLLPLHGLQRLEKLMDEYVGGYSTFYVTNEPLLNRGLELLTMLKEDLEHLGAEDLHQLQRAWELHHRVLTAEAVARHTLFRQETRWPGYYYRADYPKLNDAEWHVFTASQYDADTGEWHMSKLPVHHIVEQK, from the coding sequence ATGGCCAGAAGAACCCGGTTCGTGGACTCGGACATTCTCATCGTCGGCGGCGGCTTCGGCGGCTGCGGGGCCGCCTACGAAGCCCGTTACTGGGGCCGAGACCTGAAGATCGTCCTGGTGGAAAAGGCGAACATCGAAAGGAGCGGCGCCGTCGCCCACGGGCTCTCGGCGATCAACTGCTACATGGGCATGCGCTGGAACGAGAACCGGCCCGAGGACTTCGTGCGCTACGCCCGCGGCGACCTCATGGGCCTGGTGCGCGAGGACCTGGTCTACGACATCGCCCGCCACGTGGATTCCACGGTGCACAAGTTCGAAGAGTGGGGCCTGCCGATCATGAAGAACCCCCAGACCGGCCGGTACCTGAGGGAAGGCAAGTGGCAGATCATGATCCACGGCGAGAGCTACAAGCCCATCATCGCCGAGGCCGCCAGAAAAGCCGCGAGCGAGGTATACAACCGCATCATGGTCACCCACTTGTTGACGGACAGGAGCGACCCCAATCGCATCGCCGGCGCCGTCGGCTTCAGCGTGCGCAGCGGCGACTTCTACGTCTTCCGGGCGAAGGCGGTGATCGTCGCCGCCGGCGGCGCTTCCCACATTTACCGGCCCAGAGCGATCGGCGAAGGCACCGGCCGGACCTGGTACGCGCCGTGGAGCAGCGCGTCGGCCTACGGTCTCCTGATACCGACGGGCGCGAAGATGATTCAAATGGAAAACCGCATCGTGCTTGCCCGCTTCAAGGACGGCTATGGCCCGGTCGGTGCCTGGTTCCTGCTGCTCAAGTCCCAGGCCACCAACGCCTACGGCGAAAGCTACGAGGCGAAGTACCTGGACCAGCTCAACGAGATGGTGGGGGAAAAATACACCAAGAGCCATCCGTTTCCCACCTGCCTGCGCAACCACGCCATGATCGAGGAGATGAAGGCCGGCCGGGGCCCGATCTACATGCAGACCCAGCACGTCCTCGACACCAAGGAAAAAGAGGAGATCGGCTGGGAGGATTTCCTCGACATGACCATCGGCCAGGCGGTGGTCTGGGCGTCCCAGAACATCGATCCCAAGGAGAGGCCCTCCGAGCTGATCACCTCCGAGCCCTATGTCATGGGCTCCCACGCCACCTGCTCCGGCGCCTGGGCGAGCGGGCCGGAGGACGTGGCGCCTGCGGATTACCAGTGGGGATACAACCGCATGACCACGGTGCAGGGGCTCTTCGGGGCGGGGGACACCATCGGCGGTTCCGCCCACAAGTTCTCCTCCGGCTCCTTCACCGAGGGAAGGCTGGCCGGCAAGGCGGCGGTCCGCTACGTCCTGGACCGGAAAGGCGACGAGCCCCGGCTGGACGAAACCCGGGTGAAGAAGCTCGAGCAGACCGTCTTCAAGCCGCTGGAAAACTACCGGGTGGGAAGGAACGAGATCGTCGCCGGCACCGTCGCTCCGGGCTACCTGCTGCCCCTTCACGGCCTGCAGCGGCTGGAGAAGCTCATGGACGAGTACGTGGGCGGCTACAGCACCTTTTACGTGACCAACGAACCGCTGCTCAACCGGGGCCTGGAGCTGCTCACCATGCTCAAGGAGGACCTCGAGCATCTCGGCGCCGAGGACCTGCACCAGCTCCAGCGGGCCTGGGAGCTCCACCACCGGGTCCTGACGGCGGAAGCGGTGGCCCGGCACACCCTGTTCCGGCAGGAAACCCGCTGGCCGGGCTACTACTATCGCGCCGATTACCCGAAGCTGAACGACGCCGAGTGGCACGTTTTCACCGCCTCCCAATACGATGCCGACACGGGCGAATGGCACATGAGCAAGCTGCCCGTGCACCACATCGTTGAGCAGAAGTGA
- a CDS encoding 4a-hydroxytetrahydrobiopterin dehydratase — MQSQAMQKVYAEDEARIRLATELPFWYVEDGHLCRRYRTSGWKASLMVVNAIGHLAEAAWHHPEVCFAYGTVTVRLSTHKAGGLTEKDFALARKIEEVVHWEPARECGALRGTPNHEPRFKYIDYDRLDPAA; from the coding sequence ATGCAGAGTCAGGCGATGCAAAAGGTTTATGCGGAGGACGAGGCCCGGATCCGGCTAGCCACGGAATTGCCGTTCTGGTACGTGGAGGACGGTCACCTCTGCCGCCGCTATCGGACGAGCGGCTGGAAGGCGAGCCTGATGGTGGTAAACGCCATCGGCCACTTGGCCGAGGCGGCTTGGCACCATCCGGAGGTGTGCTTCGCCTACGGGACGGTGACGGTGCGGCTGTCGACCCACAAGGCGGGGGGCCTCACCGAAAAGGATTTCGCCCTGGCGAGAAAGATCGAAGAGGTGGTGCACTGGGAGCCTGCCCGAGAGTGCGGTGCGCTGCGCGGCACGCCCAATCACGAGCCCCGATTCAAGTACATCGACTACGACCGGCTGGATCCGGCAGCGTGA
- a CDS encoding hypothetical protein (possible pseudo, frameshifted), producing MLLAREATVAICHVKTRELAQFTILADILVVAAGRPKLITAPMVKRGAVVIDVGINRLPDGRLVGDVDFDAVKEKASWITPVPGGVGPMTVTMLLGNTIAAAERQLERALKQGGTRVAV from the coding sequence ATGCTGCTGGCCCGGGAGGCGACGGTGGCCATCTGCCACGTCAAGACGCGGGAGCTGGCCCAGTTTACTATCCTCGCCGACATCCTGGTGGTGGCGGCGGGGCGGCCCAAGCTGATCACCGCCCCCATGGTCAAGCGGGGGGCGGTGGTGATCGACGTGGGCATCAACCGGCTGCCGGACGGGCGGCTGGTGGGGGATGTGGACTTCGACGCGGTGAAGGAAAAGGCGTCCTGGATCACCCCGGTGCCGGGGGGCGTGGGGCCGATGACGGTGACCATGCTCTTGGGCAACACCATCGCCGCCGCCGAACGCCAGCTCGAGCGAGCGCTCAAGCAAGGCGGAACCCGGGTGGCGGTCTGA
- a CDS encoding hypothetical protein (possible pseudo, frameshifted) gives MNLGCATGHPSYVMSSSFANQVLAQIELFTNTAKLPGGRLHAAEGARREGGAAAAQEAGRAADRAHRRAGRATSGCRRRARTSPTTTATEHGPLPEALRPPRARLSLRNDASPGRLPEEVVRTAASRLHERIKGLPLDGSVVYDIQDESARTPVPRPFPFHAHRRPARLLRPAAALAHGPARAVTYKCIGQMSEAPNGGPVAGRGRPRPSRVLLALGRGPRHLPGCRRRRASR, from the coding sequence GTGAACCTCGGCTGCGCCACCGGCCATCCCTCCTACGTGATGAGCTCGTCCTTCGCCAACCAGGTGCTGGCCCAGATCGAGCTCTTCACCAACACCGCGAAGCTACCCGGTGGGCGTCTACATGCTGCCGAAGGAGCTCGACGAGAAGGTGGCGCGGCTGCAGCTCAAGAAGCTGGGCGCGCAGCTGACCGAGCTCACCGACGAGCAGGCCGCGCTACATCGGGGTGCCGAAGGAGGGCCCGTACAAGCCCGACCACTACCGCTACTGAGCATGGACCTTTGCCTGAAGCTCTTCGACCCCCGCGAGCGCGTCTTTCTCTACGGAACGACGCCTCCCCGGGAAGACTCCCCGAGGAGGTGGTGCGCACCGCCGCGTCCCGGCTGCACGAACGGATCAAGGGCTTGCCCCTGGACGGCTCGGTCGTCTACGACATCCAGGACGAGAGCGCCCGCACGCCGGTGCCGCGCCCGTTTCCCTTCCATGCGCACCGTCGACCCGCGCGGCTACTCCGGCCGGCTGCTGCGCTCGCTCACGGGCCGGCCCGTGCCGTCACCTACAAGTGCATCGGCCAGATGAGCGAGGCGCCGAATGGCGGGCCGGTGGCTGGACGAGGCCGCCCGCGTCCATCGCGGGTCCTACTTGCTCTCGGTCGTGGGCCGCGCCACCTCCCGGGGTGCCGCCGCCGACGCGCATCTCGCTGA
- the panB gene encoding 3-methyl-2-oxobutanoate hydroxymethyltransferase yields MAGAATEQKRKKVTIPMLMEKKKRGEPIVQLAVYDYANAIIADRVGVDILCVSDTGGMVLFGHEDTTSVSFEEVMFMAQAVKRGSQYGLRMVDMPYMSFHLSTQQAVDNAAKYVSQGGAEVMKCEGNQHHAKYVEAIVKAGIPVQGHIGITPMRIPQLGGFAAQGKTADRAKELIDDAMAFYDAGCFSILCEVTTSEVCQYLAETLPIPIISLGAGNRADGVHIIGSDLFHLYEKHTPRHSKVYVDLIPIIEQVYKDYIKDVRNRDYPGPEHTVFMKEEELKRFQEMVGWKKK; encoded by the coding sequence GTGGCAGGAGCAGCGACCGAGCAAAAGCGCAAGAAAGTCACCATCCCCATGCTCATGGAGAAAAAGAAGCGCGGGGAGCCGATCGTGCAATTGGCCGTCTACGATTATGCGAACGCCATCATCGCGGATCGGGTGGGGGTGGACATCCTGTGCGTGTCGGACACGGGCGGCATGGTGCTGTTCGGCCACGAGGACACCACCTCGGTCTCCTTCGAGGAGGTGATGTTCATGGCCCAGGCGGTCAAGCGCGGCTCCCAGTACGGGCTACGCATGGTGGACATGCCCTACATGAGCTTCCACCTCTCCACCCAGCAGGCGGTGGACAACGCCGCCAAGTACGTCTCCCAGGGGGGCGCCGAAGTGATGAAATGCGAGGGCAACCAGCACCACGCCAAGTACGTGGAGGCGATCGTCAAGGCCGGCATCCCGGTGCAGGGCCACATCGGCATCACTCCCATGCGCATCCCCCAGCTCGGGGGCTTCGCCGCCCAGGGCAAGACCGCCGACCGGGCCAAGGAGCTGATCGACGACGCCATGGCCTTCTACGACGCCGGCTGCTTCTCCATCCTGTGCGAGGTGACCACCTCCGAGGTGTGCCAGTATCTGGCCGAGACCCTGCCGATTCCCATCATCAGTCTGGGGGCGGGCAACCGGGCGGACGGGGTGCACATCATCGGCTCGGACCTCTTCCACCTGTACGAGAAGCACACCCCGCGCCACTCTAAGGTCTACGTGGACCTGATCCCCATCATCGAGCAAGTCTACAAGGACTACATCAAGGACGTGCGCAACCGGGACTACCCGGGCCCCGAGCACACGGTGTTCATGAAGGAGGAGGAGCTCAAACGCTTCCAAGAGATGGTGGGATGGAAAAAGAAGTAG
- a CDS encoding ABC transporter ATP-binding protein, with protein MMREPSANFAPLSPTGKGAIRIQDVVKIYDPDGAAVLAVDHCSVDIAPGEICMIVGPSGCGKTTLLNAIAGFHSINAGAIYLDGEMLCGPGKPKAEPGPDRIVVFQNGALFPWKTVLENVAFGPVMQGKMTWKEACEKARGMMADAGLSGTEQSYPGELSSGVRRRVEIVRALMNDPKVLLLDEPYRALDSLTKSVMHEALLEIYYKNKVTIFFITHDLEEAIFLGHRVVIMTTRPCKPKKILEVDIPHPRDYGVLTAPRFRELMDETMEAVHEEALKAFAAGEKEG; from the coding sequence ATGATGAGGGAGCCGTCCGCCAACTTCGCGCCGCTGAGCCCCACGGGCAAGGGCGCCATCCGCATCCAGGACGTGGTCAAGATCTACGACCCGGACGGGGCGGCGGTGCTGGCGGTGGACCACTGCTCGGTGGACATCGCCCCCGGCGAGATCTGCATGATCGTAGGCCCTTCGGGGTGCGGCAAGACCACGCTCCTCAACGCCATCGCCGGCTTCCACAGCATCAACGCCGGCGCCATCTACCTGGACGGGGAAATGCTGTGCGGGCCAGGCAAGCCCAAGGCGGAGCCGGGGCCCGACCGCATCGTGGTGTTCCAGAACGGCGCCCTCTTCCCCTGGAAGACCGTGCTGGAGAACGTGGCCTTCGGTCCGGTCATGCAGGGCAAGATGACCTGGAAGGAGGCGTGCGAAAAAGCCCGGGGAATGATGGCGGACGCAGGGCTCTCGGGTACCGAGCAGAGCTATCCGGGAGAGCTCTCCTCCGGGGTGCGGCGCCGGGTGGAGATCGTGCGGGCCCTCATGAACGATCCCAAGGTGCTGCTCTTGGACGAGCCGTACCGGGCCTTGGATTCCCTTACCAAGTCGGTGATGCACGAAGCGCTGCTGGAGATCTACTACAAGAACAAGGTCACCATTTTCTTCATCACCCATGACCTGGAAGAAGCGATTTTCTTAGGGCACCGGGTGGTCATCATGACCACGCGACCGTGCAAGCCGAAGAAAATCCTCGAAGTGGACATCCCCCATCCGCGGGATTACGGCGTGCTCACGGCGCCGCGCTTCCGCGAGCTGATGGACGAGACCATGGAGGCGGTGCACGAGGAGGCGCTGAAAGCCTTCGCCGCCGGCGAGAAGGAGGGTTGA
- a CDS encoding ABC transporter permease has protein sequence MDVATIKKTLFSRTVGRGIVSIAVFVLLWEVGSRWKQWFGFELPWIGAVPAPSSVIEVWLGLLYDLGYWLSWYKSTLRVFAGFIAAMIVGIPFGLMMAISRTAYGVLFPPFEVLRPIPPLAWVPASIIFWPTQEMSIAFVTFLGAFYTIVINVLGGAKSIDVRYFQAARSMGATRWNVFRRIILPGTLPSIVVGAAVGMGITWEVVVAAEMISGGGGAIQASGAGGGLGFFIWNSYVGGSYEQIVVGMISIGIAGYISSGIVRKLGELSTPWLRVR, from the coding sequence GTGGACGTGGCAACGATCAAGAAGACCTTGTTCAGTCGCACCGTGGGGCGCGGCATTGTATCCATCGCGGTGTTCGTGCTCCTTTGGGAGGTCGGCTCTCGCTGGAAACAGTGGTTCGGCTTCGAGCTGCCCTGGATCGGAGCGGTGCCGGCCCCCTCGTCGGTGATCGAGGTGTGGCTCGGGCTGCTCTACGATCTGGGCTACTGGCTGAGCTGGTACAAGAGCACCTTGCGGGTGTTCGCCGGCTTCATCGCGGCCATGATCGTGGGCATTCCCTTCGGGCTCATGATGGCCATCAGCCGCACGGCCTACGGCGTCCTGTTCCCGCCCTTCGAGGTGTTGCGCCCGATCCCGCCCCTTGCCTGGGTGCCGGCCTCCATCATTTTCTGGCCGACCCAGGAGATGTCTATCGCCTTCGTCACCTTCCTGGGGGCGTTCTACACCATCGTGATCAATGTGCTGGGGGGCGCCAAGTCCATCGACGTGCGCTATTTCCAGGCGGCCCGCTCCATGGGGGCGACGCGCTGGAACGTGTTCCGTCGCATCATCCTGCCCGGCACATTGCCCTCCATCGTGGTGGGGGCGGCGGTGGGCATGGGCATCACCTGGGAGGTGGTGGTGGCCGCGGAAATGATCTCCGGCGGCGGGGGTGCTATCCAGGCGAGCGGAGCGGGCGGGGGTCTCGGGTTTTTCATCTGGAACTCCTACGTCGGGGGGTCCTACGAGCAGATCGTGGTGGGCATGATCTCCATCGGCATCGCCGGGTACATCTCCAGCGGCATCGTGCGCAAGCTGGGGGAATTGTCCACTCCCTGGTTGAGGGTCCGGTAG
- a CDS encoding MFS transporter yields MLALGIRQSFGLYLPPMTLDLGWGRETFAFAIALQNLVWGLAQPFAGAIADRYGAGRVLAVGGACYAGGLALMALATSGAEFALTAGLLVGLGLSGTSFGVVMGVVGRAFDDRSRSAALGIVGAGGSFGQFVMLPYGQFLIESLGWQWALSVMALSSALIVPLAAALAGRPAGFGAGGALNFSQALAEARGHRGFWYLTLSFLVCGFQTLFIMLHLPAYLLDRGMTAATGMTALALVGALNILGSYAFGVLGNRRSKKNLLATIYLVRAATIGVFLLVPVTALSVYVFAAVMGFTWLGTVPLTNGLVAQIFGVNFLSTLFGIAFLGHQVGSFLGAWYGGYIFDLTGSYQAVWLFAIGLSLVAAGLCWPIDERRIERARAPAEA; encoded by the coding sequence ATGCTGGCGCTGGGCATACGCCAGTCCTTCGGCCTGTACCTGCCGCCCATGACCCTGGATCTCGGTTGGGGGCGGGAGACCTTCGCCTTTGCCATCGCCTTGCAGAACCTGGTGTGGGGCCTGGCCCAGCCCTTCGCCGGCGCCATTGCCGACCGCTACGGCGCAGGCCGGGTGCTCGCGGTCGGCGGCGCCTGTTACGCGGGGGGCCTTGCTCTCATGGCCTTGGCCACCAGCGGCGCGGAATTCGCGTTGACCGCGGGCCTCCTGGTGGGCCTGGGTCTTTCGGGCACGAGCTTCGGCGTGGTGATGGGGGTGGTGGGCCGCGCCTTCGACGACCGGTCCCGCTCCGCCGCCCTGGGGATCGTGGGGGCGGGGGGTTCCTTCGGCCAGTTCGTGATGCTCCCCTACGGCCAGTTTCTGATCGAAAGCCTGGGCTGGCAGTGGGCGCTCTCGGTCATGGCCCTCTCCTCTGCCCTGATCGTGCCCCTGGCCGCCGCCCTGGCCGGGCGCCCGGCGGGATTCGGCGCCGGCGGCGCATTGAACTTCTCCCAGGCGCTGGCGGAAGCCCGCGGCCACCGGGGATTCTGGTACCTCACCCTGTCTTTCCTGGTGTGCGGCTTTCAGACCCTCTTCATCATGCTGCACCTTCCGGCTTATCTCCTGGACCGGGGCATGACGGCGGCGACGGGCATGACGGCCCTGGCCCTCGTGGGGGCGCTCAACATCCTGGGGTCCTACGCCTTCGGCGTGCTGGGCAACCGCCGCAGCAAGAAAAACCTTCTCGCCACGATCTACCTGGTCCGGGCGGCGACCATCGGCGTTTTCCTGCTGGTGCCCGTCACGGCCCTGTCGGTCTACGTTTTCGCCGCCGTGATGGGTTTCACCTGGCTCGGCACCGTGCCCCTCACCAACGGGCTGGTGGCCCAGATCTTCGGCGTCAATTTCCTGTCCACTTTATTCGGCATCGCTTTCCTAGGCCATCAGGTAGGCAGCTTCCTGGGCGCCTGGTACGGGGGCTACATTTTCGATCTCACCGGCTCGTACCAGGCGGTGTGGCTGTTCGCGATCGGGCTGAGCCTGGTGGCGGCGGGCCTGTGCTGGCCCATCGACGAGCGGCGCATCGAGCGGGCGCGGGCCCCGGCGGAGGCATAG